In Coriobacteriia bacterium, the following are encoded in one genomic region:
- a CDS encoding EamA family transporter, whose product MQSLGQKKSNNRRGYFFAVIAALGWSTGGLISHWLMTSPGPATKNWVISPLGYTITPTVLSGSRALSATLILGLILIIGSRKTFRLPQGAKSLVFLVPFGALALAGMHFTYFKAISLSNVTTAILLEYLAPIFTLAFGVLVYKHKPTGQMLAGVFLAILGCAVVVGAFNGGGLLITPKALFWGLAAAVFFAFYSIMGGVGSERFDSLTLLFYGLFFAALMWLVVLGPKAVMAPFKNPHEATAIIIMACVSTIIPFGAYLISLKYISPTHASITAMLEPVTAGILSWALFGDKITWSLAVGGAVIVFAIVLIQLSDANKETKEFPFQD is encoded by the coding sequence TTGCAATCTCTCGGTCAGAAAAAGTCAAATAACCGGCGCGGCTATTTTTTTGCGGTCATCGCCGCGCTCGGATGGTCTACCGGAGGTCTCATTTCCCATTGGCTCATGACGTCCCCCGGCCCTGCGACGAAAAACTGGGTGATTTCACCGCTCGGGTACACAATCACACCGACGGTGCTTTCAGGCTCGCGTGCTTTGTCGGCGACGCTTATTTTGGGGCTCATACTCATCATCGGTTCTCGAAAGACGTTTCGCTTGCCGCAGGGAGCGAAATCGTTGGTTTTTTTGGTCCCCTTCGGAGCGTTGGCTCTTGCCGGAATGCACTTCACGTACTTTAAGGCGATTTCACTGAGTAACGTGACGACGGCGATATTGCTCGAATATCTCGCACCTATTTTCACCTTGGCATTCGGCGTGTTGGTTTATAAACACAAACCGACAGGGCAGATGCTTGCCGGAGTGTTTCTTGCGATTTTGGGGTGTGCCGTGGTGGTCGGAGCCTTTAACGGAGGAGGACTCCTCATCACGCCGAAGGCTTTGTTCTGGGGTCTGGCAGCAGCGGTGTTTTTCGCGTTTTACTCGATTATGGGAGGCGTGGGCAGCGAGCGTTTCGACTCCCTCACGCTGTTATTCTATGGTCTTTTTTTCGCGGCTCTCATGTGGTTGGTCGTCTTGGGTCCGAAAGCGGTGATGGCACCTTTTAAAAATCCGCACGAGGCGACGGCCATCATCATCATGGCGTGTGTGTCGACGATAATACCTTTCGGTGCATACTTGATATCGCTCAAATACATATCGCCGACGCATGCCTCGATCACCGCCATGCTCGAACCGGTGACGGCAGGCATCCTTTCGTGGGCTTTGTTCGGCGATAAGATAACATGGTCTCTTGCCGTCGGCGGAGCGGTGATTGTTTTCGCCATCGTGTTGATTCAACTATCCGATGCGAATAAGGAGACGAAAGAGTTTCCCTTTCAAGACTAG
- a CDS encoding ABC transporter ATP-binding protein → MYFHTRDGVVKAVNGVSYELDGNQTIGIVGESGSGKSVTAMTIMRLISMPPGKIEGGTVTFKGQNLLELPEKKMRDIRGNEIAMIFQDPMTSLNPVYRVGRQLSEPLRIHKGVGKKEAIERSIELLRLVGIPNPEQRVKDYPHQFSGGMRQRVMIAMALTCDPDILIADEPTTALDVTIQAQIIELMQAVQKRTGSAIIMITHDLGVVADMADNVLVMYAGRPVEYGTTEEVFHQPSHPYTWGLMGSLPRADMTEKSSLKPIDGMPPSLIDLPAGCTFHPRCPYAKEICKTKVPETKSISGLHTASCHFAGEAGFSREEKEKELNR, encoded by the coding sequence ATGTATTTTCATACACGTGACGGCGTGGTAAAGGCCGTCAACGGTGTGTCGTATGAACTCGATGGAAACCAGACGATTGGTATCGTCGGGGAATCCGGTTCCGGTAAATCGGTGACTGCCATGACGATCATGCGTCTCATATCGATGCCTCCCGGAAAAATCGAGGGGGGAACGGTCACATTCAAAGGGCAGAATTTGCTCGAGCTTCCCGAAAAAAAGATGCGCGATATTCGCGGCAATGAAATAGCTATGATATTTCAAGACCCCATGACTTCGCTCAACCCGGTATATCGCGTCGGTCGCCAGCTCTCCGAGCCGTTGCGCATTCACAAAGGCGTCGGGAAAAAAGAAGCAATCGAACGCTCGATCGAGCTTCTGCGCCTTGTCGGCATACCGAACCCGGAACAGCGGGTGAAGGATTATCCTCACCAGTTTTCAGGCGGTATGCGTCAGCGTGTCATGATTGCCATGGCGCTGACCTGCGACCCTGATATTTTGATTGCCGATGAACCCACGACCGCCCTCGATGTCACCATCCAAGCACAGATAATCGAGCTCATGCAGGCCGTCCAAAAACGAACCGGCAGTGCGATTATCATGATTACCCACGACCTCGGTGTCGTAGCGGATATGGCCGATAACGTTCTCGTCATGTACGCCGGCCGTCCGGTTGAGTACGGTACGACGGAAGAAGTTTTCCACCAGCCGTCGCATCCTTACACGTGGGGCTTGATGGGCTCTTTGCCGCGCGCCGACATGACGGAGAAATCCTCGCTTAAACCGATTGACGGCATGCCCCCGAGTCTCATCGATCTGCCTGCCGGATGCACGTTCCATCCTCGTTGTCCCTATGCGAAGGAAATTTGCAAGACGAAAGTTCCCGAAACGAAGTCGATCAGCGGCTTGCATACGGCTTCCTGCCATTTTGCGGGAGAAGCCGGCTTTTCGCGTGAGGAAAAGGAAAAGGAGTTGAACCGATAA
- a CDS encoding ABC transporter permease, with translation MDNEIHDKSNRDESEIKHEYRAQKEQSSISQSNIEKNGPSGNRISQGNSDSPRELLDASIDRKTRTLWGDAFRRLSKNKLAMFSLIWIIVVALAAIAAKLWVPKLFGDPTIINTQLAMTHRFASPSFAHWFGTDDMGRDIFGRVIYGARVSLTVGIFATLISLSIGVFLGAISGFYGKAVDAIIMRITDIFLAFPYILFAILVMSVLPSQYKGVPVVIAVIGLLGWSTFARLFRSSVLSVKENDYVAAGRALGASNARLMFKHILPNAIAPAVVYATMGVGGAILTESALSFLGIGIQPPTVSWGRMIDDGRMNLTDHPAMVLFPGLAILLTVLAFTLLGDGVRDALDVKMED, from the coding sequence ATGGATAACGAAATACACGATAAATCAAATAGGGACGAGAGCGAAATCAAGCATGAGTATCGTGCCCAAAAGGAACAGTCGAGCATAAGTCAATCCAATATTGAGAAAAACGGCCCGTCGGGGAATCGTATTTCTCAAGGCAACTCCGATTCGCCCCGTGAGCTTCTCGATGCTTCGATCGATCGCAAAACCCGTACTTTATGGGGGGATGCTTTTAGAAGGCTCTCGAAAAATAAGTTGGCGATGTTTTCGCTGATTTGGATTATCGTCGTTGCCCTCGCAGCGATTGCCGCAAAGCTCTGGGTGCCGAAATTATTCGGAGACCCGACGATAATCAATACCCAGCTTGCGATGACCCATCGTTTCGCCTCACCGAGCTTCGCGCACTGGTTCGGTACCGATGACATGGGCCGAGATATATTCGGACGGGTCATTTACGGTGCACGCGTATCTTTGACCGTCGGTATATTCGCGACGTTGATCTCTCTTTCAATAGGTGTTTTCCTCGGAGCGATTTCAGGGTTTTACGGCAAAGCCGTCGATGCGATTATTATGAGAATCACCGATATCTTCCTCGCGTTTCCGTATATATTGTTTGCAATTTTGGTCATGTCGGTGCTTCCCAGCCAATATAAGGGAGTGCCGGTGGTAATTGCGGTCATCGGTTTGCTCGGCTGGTCGACTTTTGCGCGACTTTTCAGAAGTTCGGTACTTTCGGTGAAAGAAAACGACTATGTCGCTGCCGGGCGCGCGCTCGGCGCATCGAACGCACGCTTGATGTTCAAGCATATTTTGCCGAACGCCATCGCGCCTGCCGTCGTCTATGCGACCATGGGTGTCGGCGGTGCGATTCTGACGGAATCGGCACTTTCCTTTTTAGGGATAGGCATTCAACCGCCGACCGTTTCATGGGGTCGCATGATTGATGACGGTCGTATGAATTTGACCGATCATCCGGCAATGGTTTTATTCCCCGGGCTTGCGATTTTGCTTACCGTGCTTGCATTCACCCTCCTGGGCGACGGTGTCAGAGATGCCCTCGATGTAAAGATGGAGGATTAG
- a CDS encoding B12-binding domain-containing radical SAM protein — MRALEKERIVVALVGVSEPGYTSQANAYLREALKSDSRLPEIWVTTLDFEISFDPWWMVYRILELDPVPDFVCFSVYCWNAEAIFTVSRILSSINPVISLVVGGPEVGPTPGETLARHGEIFAVVEGEGERTLPEIMLSFARGGDPFGIDGVSVNDNGRVKVGPPAKPIADLDSVASPYTDAHPPATDGSAYLESFRGCPHRCAYCFEAKGSTRIRSHSWKRIERDVARMASTPGMTAFSFIDSVFNLTSDRLKKLADIMEPWAKRGIRLHTIEVDIEAIDESQAKDLKRAGVASVETGPQTTGCKALRACSRTLDKEKYLRGVAACRKAGITVEADLIIGLPGDTVEDVLDSLRFVLSADPGTLQISTLRVLPGTPLWDEADDLGVVFDHETPHEVVATETLGFAELRQLEVFGVALQKLYRSKK; from the coding sequence ATGAGAGCCTTGGAGAAGGAGAGAATCGTCGTCGCTTTGGTGGGCGTCAGCGAACCCGGCTATACGTCGCAGGCCAACGCTTATCTGAGGGAGGCGCTCAAAAGCGATTCGCGTTTGCCCGAGATTTGGGTGACCACGCTCGACTTCGAAATCTCGTTCGATCCGTGGTGGATGGTGTATCGCATCCTCGAACTCGACCCGGTGCCTGATTTTGTGTGTTTTTCGGTATATTGTTGGAACGCAGAGGCGATATTTACCGTCTCGCGCATTCTCTCGTCGATAAATCCCGTCATTTCACTCGTTGTCGGAGGCCCGGAGGTCGGTCCGACCCCGGGCGAGACGCTTGCGAGGCATGGCGAAATTTTCGCGGTCGTTGAAGGCGAAGGTGAACGAACTCTTCCTGAGATCATGCTTTCATTCGCTCGCGGAGGAGACCCCTTCGGTATCGACGGCGTCAGCGTCAACGATAACGGGCGCGTGAAAGTCGGTCCGCCCGCAAAACCGATTGCCGATCTCGACTCGGTGGCATCGCCTTATACCGATGCTCATCCTCCGGCAACCGACGGGTCGGCGTATTTGGAGTCCTTTCGCGGTTGTCCTCACCGATGCGCGTATTGTTTCGAGGCGAAAGGCTCGACCCGCATAAGATCGCATAGTTGGAAGCGTATCGAACGTGACGTCGCCCGGATGGCGTCGACGCCGGGAATGACCGCCTTTTCTTTCATAGATTCGGTGTTCAACCTGACGTCCGATCGCCTGAAGAAGCTCGCAGACATTATGGAGCCGTGGGCGAAGCGCGGTATCCGTTTGCATACCATCGAGGTCGACATCGAGGCGATCGACGAGAGCCAAGCAAAAGACCTCAAGCGCGCGGGAGTCGCAAGCGTCGAGACGGGGCCGCAGACGACGGGCTGTAAGGCGTTGCGCGCCTGTAGTCGCACACTTGATAAAGAAAAGTATTTGCGTGGCGTAGCGGCGTGCAGAAAGGCGGGGATAACGGTCGAGGCCGATCTTATCATCGGACTTCCCGGAGATACCGTTGAAGATGTCTTGGATTCCCTGCGATTCGTGCTTTCGGCCGATCCCGGCACATTGCAGATTTCGACCCTGCGCGTTTTGCCGGGCACTCCGCTGTGGGATGAGGCCGACGATCTCGGTGTCGTTTTCGATCACGAGACTCCCCACGAAGTCGTTGCTACCGAGACGCTGGGTTTTGCGGAGCTCCGCCAGCTGGAAGTATTCGGTGTCGCACTTCAAAAGCTGTATCGATCGAAAAAGTAG
- a CDS encoding ABC transporter permease gives MLKYIIKRILQFIPVFFGVTLILFLVANYMPGSDPVQMKVGEKHVTPELRKQIEQDYGLNRPWYIQYGDYLVKLTKGDLGVSISTGREVSDIILEKYPFTLNLALVAIAIEIVIGICAGVISALKQRTFLDILVTLATSISVSLPVFWLGLLLQYFFGIYLKQQTGGAFYLPISGASGALPTWEYYILPGITLAAVSTAYGARIMRSQLIEVMGMDYIRTAKAKGLSGRQILFHHEMKNALIPVVTFIGLDFGAMLAGAVLTETVFNWPGIGFTVYRAIMARDFQVVIGCVTVILFAVMIINLLVDISYAFLDPRIRFGGSEE, from the coding sequence ATGCTCAAATATATTATTAAGAGGATTTTGCAGTTTATTCCGGTGTTTTTCGGGGTAACACTGATTCTCTTTTTGGTTGCAAACTATATGCCCGGATCCGACCCGGTTCAAATGAAAGTCGGAGAAAAGCACGTAACGCCGGAGCTGCGCAAGCAAATCGAACAAGACTACGGCCTCAACAGGCCGTGGTACATTCAATACGGCGACTATCTCGTTAAATTGACCAAAGGTGATTTGGGCGTTTCGATCTCAACGGGCCGCGAAGTCTCAGATATAATATTGGAAAAATACCCCTTCACTTTGAATCTCGCACTTGTTGCAATCGCCATTGAGATAGTGATCGGTATATGTGCCGGTGTCATATCGGCGCTCAAGCAGAGAACCTTTCTCGATATATTAGTAACGCTGGCTACGTCGATATCCGTATCGCTGCCGGTGTTTTGGCTCGGTTTGCTTTTGCAGTACTTCTTCGGAATTTACCTCAAACAGCAAACAGGCGGTGCGTTTTATCTACCTATATCCGGTGCCTCGGGAGCTCTTCCCACATGGGAATACTACATTCTTCCCGGAATCACTCTGGCGGCGGTCTCCACTGCCTATGGTGCTCGCATCATGCGAAGTCAGCTCATTGAAGTCATGGGGATGGATTATATCCGCACCGCCAAGGCGAAGGGCCTGAGCGGACGACAAATTCTTTTTCACCACGAAATGAAAAACGCGCTCATTCCCGTCGTCACCTTCATCGGCCTCGACTTCGGGGCGATGCTTGCCGGCGCCGTGCTCACCGAGACGGTTTTCAACTGGCCGGGAATCGGCTTTACGGTTTATCGGGCTATCATGGCTCGAGATTTTCAGGTGGTCATCGGCTGTGTGACAGTAATCCTGTTCGCCGTCATGATTATCAATCTACTTGTCGATATCAGCTATGCATTCCTTGATCCAAGGATTCGTTTCGGTGGATCGGAGGAATAA
- a CDS encoding peptide ABC transporter substrate-binding protein, with protein MRKRNVFLILAVAVVMVFSLAGCGEKATTGSTSGSATTTPVKGGTMSFYIGEPAYIDSYNCQETEGMQVVQAISDSLITVDSLDSSKLLPAAASSWSKNADATVWTFKLNPKDKFSDGTTVTAKDFIYSWNRIANPSAKNTLTGKSDPSVISYHLGFIQGYDAVQSGKSTELSGLKAVDDYTLQVTLSQSFADFAYVVTHPSLGPTPQKAVENGVTYNGKNVAFGDMPVGNGPFKMAEPWKHDQYIKTVRNDTYYGTAPYLDGVDFNIFKDPETAYTEFEAGNLDFTQIGAGKIKDAESKYGTSKNGYTANPNAQVLLGGETSVYYLLMNNENKYFKNENLRKAITLAINRQAICDIVFEGTREPADGIVPPGIAGYEKDTWTDSKYDIAAAKQALIDAGYPGGKGLPTVRLSFNSDGGHEKVMELIQADLKAIGINTTFDSADFPTYLKQLDAKNYDLGRLGWVADYPIEYNFLYPVFNSKSGDNKAYYKNTSVDTAISDAEKITDDAARLTKLQAINKTIGAANPVAPIMFYRHHHVASARLNDFTFDAMYLGNFSKVWITPGK; from the coding sequence GTGCGTAAGAGAAATGTATTTTTAATTCTTGCGGTTGCAGTTGTCATGGTCTTTTCTCTCGCGGGGTGCGGGGAAAAGGCTACCACCGGTAGCACGAGCGGTAGCGCTACCACAACACCCGTAAAGGGTGGCACTATGTCGTTCTATATCGGCGAACCGGCATACATAGATTCTTATAACTGCCAAGAGACCGAAGGTATGCAGGTCGTTCAAGCTATCTCTGACAGCTTGATCACCGTTGACAGTTTGGATTCGAGCAAGCTTTTGCCTGCTGCTGCATCTTCATGGAGCAAAAACGCAGATGCTACCGTTTGGACATTCAAGTTGAATCCAAAGGATAAGTTCTCCGACGGTACGACTGTCACCGCCAAGGACTTCATCTATTCTTGGAACCGTATCGCCAACCCCAGCGCCAAGAACACTCTGACGGGAAAATCGGACCCTTCGGTTATTTCCTATCACCTCGGTTTCATCCAGGGTTATGATGCCGTTCAGTCAGGAAAGTCGACGGAGCTTTCAGGCCTCAAGGCTGTAGATGACTACACTTTGCAGGTAACTCTTTCTCAGTCGTTTGCTGACTTCGCCTATGTCGTTACGCATCCTTCCCTCGGACCTACACCACAAAAGGCCGTCGAGAATGGCGTGACGTATAACGGCAAGAATGTCGCCTTCGGCGATATGCCCGTCGGAAACGGTCCGTTCAAGATGGCGGAGCCATGGAAGCATGATCAGTACATCAAGACCGTTCGTAATGATACCTATTACGGCACCGCACCTTATCTCGATGGTGTAGATTTCAATATCTTCAAAGATCCCGAGACCGCATACACCGAGTTCGAAGCCGGAAACCTCGACTTCACACAAATCGGCGCGGGCAAGATTAAAGACGCCGAGTCCAAGTACGGTACTTCGAAGAACGGTTATACCGCGAACCCGAATGCACAAGTATTGCTCGGAGGGGAGACCTCGGTTTATTATCTCTTGATGAACAACGAGAACAAGTATTTCAAGAATGAGAATCTCCGCAAGGCGATTACTCTCGCAATCAACCGTCAGGCGATTTGCGATATCGTATTCGAGGGTACTCGTGAGCCCGCAGACGGCATCGTTCCTCCGGGAATCGCCGGCTATGAAAAGGACACGTGGACGGATTCCAAGTACGATATCGCTGCTGCAAAGCAAGCTCTCATCGACGCGGGATATCCCGGCGGAAAAGGCCTTCCCACGGTGAGGCTTTCGTTTAACAGCGACGGCGGTCACGAGAAGGTCATGGAGCTCATCCAAGCTGACTTGAAGGCGATCGGAATCAATACCACGTTCGATTCAGCTGATTTCCCGACCTATCTCAAGCAGCTCGACGCCAAGAACTATGACCTCGGCCGTCTCGGCTGGGTTGCGGACTATCCGATTGAGTACAACTTCCTCTATCCTGTCTTCAACTCCAAGTCAGGCGACAACAAGGCTTACTACAAGAACACATCCGTCGACACGGCGATTTCAGATGCCGAGAAAATTACCGACGATGCCGCTCGTTTGACTAAGCTTCAAGCTATTAACAAGACGATCGGTGCAGCCAATCCGGTTGCGCCTATCATGTTCTACAGGCATCATCATGTAGCTTCTGCGCGTCTCAACGACTTTACGTTCGACGCTATGTATTTGGGCAACTTCAGCAAGGTCTGGATTACCCCAGGCAAGTAG
- a CDS encoding HAD-IA family hydrolase → MTGISAIFFDAGNTLLYPYPSVGATMARVCQSHGIEKTAQDFDEHMVSFADYYAQAYENDESFWSEHDRQQRMWIDGYSLILRRAGIESDIEQLVNDIYNAFDDAQAWRLFEGVESTFAELKERGYRIGIISNWGRGLNELLEGLGLGAYIDSVTASAGVGMHKPEPDIFRHALSSLSVSADNALHVGDHPIADVAGCRAVGMHPVLIEHSSHTMLDPTAQRETSGVPRIASIPEILSLLSR, encoded by the coding sequence ATGACGGGTATATCGGCGATTTTCTTTGATGCAGGCAACACGCTTCTTTATCCCTATCCTTCCGTCGGTGCAACGATGGCACGAGTATGCCAGAGCCACGGGATTGAAAAAACCGCGCAGGATTTCGATGAGCATATGGTGTCGTTTGCCGATTATTATGCACAGGCATATGAGAACGACGAATCCTTTTGGTCGGAGCACGACAGGCAGCAGCGCATGTGGATTGACGGTTATAGTTTGATATTGAGGCGTGCCGGCATCGAATCAGACATCGAGCAGCTGGTAAATGATATCTATAATGCATTCGACGATGCGCAGGCGTGGCGTCTTTTCGAGGGAGTGGAAAGTACGTTCGCCGAGTTGAAGGAGCGAGGGTACCGAATCGGTATCATTTCGAACTGGGGCAGGGGGCTGAACGAGCTTCTCGAGGGGCTGGGGCTCGGTGCCTACATCGATTCCGTCACGGCATCCGCCGGAGTCGGCATGCACAAACCGGAGCCCGATATTTTCCGTCATGCGCTTTCCTCGCTGTCCGTTTCAGCGGACAACGCCCTACATGTCGGCGATCACCCCATTGCAGATGTCGCCGGTTGCCGTGCGGTCGGAATGCATCCCGTGCTTATCGAACACTCCTCTCACACGATGTTGGACCCGACGGCGCAAAGAGAGACGAGCGGCGTACCGCGGATAGCTTCCATCCCGGAAATTTTATCGCTCTTAAGTAGATAA
- a CDS encoding dipeptide ABC transporter ATP-binding protein, producing the protein MSDLLEVTDLVKYFKVDGSSFSGQKQTVKAVDGVTFSVQKSKTLGLVGESGCGKSTTGRTFMRLLEPTSGSVAFEGRDVLKMNRKELKAFRREVQIIFQDPYASLNPRFTVGEIVEEPLIIHKIGTKKERKAHVKELLEIVGLNPEHINRYSHEFSGGQRQRIGIARALALEPKLIVCDEPVSALDVSIQAQILNLLEDLQNRYGIAYLFIAHDLSVVQHISDDVAVMYLGRIVEKSSWRDLYESPNHPYTQSLLSAVPIPDPDIQTSRERILLVGDPPSPIDPPSGCHFHTRCPIAQEICSQESPELKEVTPGHLCACHFAKPYPIPAEIAAQTIATPGEFHPE; encoded by the coding sequence ATGTCAGATTTACTCGAAGTAACTGATCTTGTGAAATATTTCAAGGTCGACGGCTCTTCTTTTTCCGGGCAAAAACAGACGGTCAAAGCCGTCGACGGGGTTACGTTCTCCGTTCAAAAAAGCAAGACACTCGGTCTCGTCGGTGAGTCGGGGTGCGGGAAATCGACCACCGGACGCACTTTTATGCGTCTCCTCGAGCCGACATCGGGTTCGGTCGCGTTCGAGGGCCGCGATGTGCTGAAAATGAATCGCAAAGAACTCAAAGCGTTTCGCCGAGAAGTTCAAATCATCTTCCAGGATCCGTATGCTTCTCTCAATCCGCGATTCACCGTCGGTGAAATCGTCGAAGAACCGCTCATCATCCATAAAATCGGAACGAAGAAAGAGCGCAAAGCTCATGTGAAAGAGCTTTTGGAAATCGTCGGCCTCAACCCGGAGCACATTAATCGCTATTCACATGAGTTTTCCGGCGGGCAACGCCAGCGCATCGGTATTGCACGAGCGCTCGCGCTCGAGCCGAAACTCATCGTGTGCGATGAGCCGGTATCGGCGCTCGACGTGTCGATTCAGGCGCAAATCCTCAACTTACTCGAAGATCTTCAAAACAGATACGGTATAGCCTATCTGTTTATCGCCCATGATTTGTCGGTTGTGCAGCATATTTCCGACGATGTCGCGGTCATGTATCTGGGCCGTATCGTTGAGAAAAGTAGCTGGCGCGATTTGTATGAATCGCCCAACCATCCGTACACTCAGTCGCTCTTATCGGCGGTCCCGATTCCTGATCCCGATATCCAGACATCGCGTGAACGTATTTTGCTTGTGGGTGATCCTCCTTCGCCCATCGATCCTCCGAGCGGGTGTCATTTCCATACGCGTTGTCCCATTGCGCAAGAAATTTGCTCGCAAGAGTCTCCCGAGCTAAAAGAAGTGACGCCGGGTCATCTGTGCGCCTGTCATTTCGCCAAGCCGTATCCGATTCCCGCCGAAATCGCCGCTCAAACCATTGCGACTCCAGGCGAATTTCATCCCGAATAA
- a CDS encoding radical SAM protein, with amino-acid sequence MFRFAGIQLGSGGIAPCLNCGAAEKEPYSTASVLAKSSHLSKDCSLQGFQGVMFDGFEPFEHRGLVEIITESANSSFERIGIQTDGGALSSSDNTRGSIAAGVRVFEVVLTGGDARSHDERTGIHGLFDAVVLGVENITAVSLQLGVSATVVGIAAVCSHNITELPLIVGAFCRIGVDAIRVEIRSGGQVPQALAKQAYEIATPAGVALFGDGMTRLNGVRLYSVVEVGA; translated from the coding sequence ATGTTCCGGTTTGCAGGTATACAGCTCGGTTCGGGCGGAATCGCCCCCTGCTTGAACTGTGGTGCCGCCGAAAAAGAACCGTATTCCACCGCATCCGTTCTGGCGAAATCGTCGCACCTCTCAAAAGACTGTTCTTTGCAAGGATTTCAGGGTGTCATGTTCGACGGATTCGAGCCGTTCGAGCATCGCGGTCTTGTCGAAATAATCACTGAAAGCGCGAATTCGTCGTTTGAACGCATCGGTATTCAAACCGATGGAGGTGCACTGAGTTCTTCGGACAACACGCGGGGCAGTATCGCGGCGGGAGTGCGTGTATTCGAGGTTGTACTTACGGGAGGCGATGCACGCTCACACGACGAGCGCACCGGTATACACGGTCTTTTCGATGCCGTCGTTCTCGGTGTGGAAAATATCACCGCCGTATCTCTTCAGCTCGGCGTGTCCGCCACAGTCGTCGGCATCGCCGCGGTCTGCTCGCACAATATCACCGAACTCCCTTTGATCGTCGGGGCGTTTTGCCGCATCGGAGTCGATGCGATTCGCGTCGAAATTCGCAGCGGGGGACAAGTTCCTCAGGCTCTTGCGAAACAAGCATATGAGATAGCCACTCCGGCAGGCGTCGCGCTGTTCGGCGACGGAATGACACGTCTGAACGGCGTGCGCCTCTACTCGGTTGTCGAGGTCGGTGCATGA
- the secG gene encoding preprotein translocase subunit SecG yields the protein MSPLLIITTIVWALSAIALIVLVLVHSGKGTGLSETFGGGMQTSVGTGIIEKNLDRITIASAVVFIASLIVFMLIWPKR from the coding sequence GTGAGTCCACTACTCATCATCACGACAATCGTATGGGCACTTTCTGCAATCGCCCTCATCGTTTTAGTCTTGGTCCATTCAGGCAAGGGAACAGGTCTCTCCGAGACATTCGGCGGAGGAATGCAGACTTCTGTCGGCACGGGAATCATTGAGAAGAATCTCGACCGCATCACCATTGCATCAGCGGTCGTATTCATAGCGTCGCTTATCGTTTTCATGCTCATCTGGCCGAAACGCTGA
- a CDS encoding sulfite exporter TauE/SafE family protein, with amino-acid sequence MSTTLFVTAFFGGLLSFFSPCVLPLIPAYLTFLTGLSTEELQEKPPLSKTVVPALLFIAGFSVIFIALGASASVLGSILKQHQKTITVAGGILVIIFGILMTDFVKIPALYGEARFDMGKTKVFGRYSAFFTGLAFGAGWTPCIGPILATILTLAASSASVASGTLLLVVYSVGLGLPFLAVALLFGFFAPYLKFMSVHSMAIKRVAGVILIIFGFLIATGLFTSLAQYI; translated from the coding sequence GTGAGTACGACATTATTTGTGACGGCATTTTTCGGCGGTCTTCTTTCGTTCTTTTCCCCCTGTGTACTTCCGTTGATTCCCGCCTACCTGACCTTCCTCACAGGTCTTTCCACGGAGGAACTCCAAGAAAAACCGCCCCTTTCAAAAACCGTGGTGCCGGCACTGCTGTTCATTGCGGGGTTCAGCGTGATTTTCATCGCGCTCGGAGCGAGCGCCTCGGTTTTGGGGAGCATTCTCAAACAGCACCAGAAGACCATCACCGTCGCAGGCGGCATTCTGGTGATTATCTTCGGTATCCTCATGACCGATTTTGTAAAAATTCCGGCACTTTACGGCGAAGCACGATTCGATATGGGAAAGACGAAAGTCTTCGGTCGATATTCTGCCTTTTTTACCGGATTGGCGTTCGGTGCCGGCTGGACTCCGTGCATCGGACCGATTTTGGCGACCATTCTGACTCTTGCCGCGAGCAGTGCTTCGGTCGCGTCGGGAACGCTTCTCTTGGTGGTGTATTCGGTCGGTCTCGGACTGCCGTTCTTGGCGGTTGCCTTATTGTTCGGTTTTTTCGCTCCGTATCTGAAATTCATGTCAGTTCACTCGATGGCCATAAAGCGTGTGGCCGGGGTGATTCTGATTATTTTCGGATTTCTCATAGCTACGGGGCTTTTCACGAGTTTGGCCCAATATATATGA